One Chlorobaculum limnaeum genomic window carries:
- the tsaD gene encoding tRNA (adenosine(37)-N6)-threonylcarbamoyltransferase complex transferase subunit TsaD → MNILGIETSCDETSAAVLGGGKVLSNVVSSQRCHTGFGGVVPELASREHERLIVSIVEAAMAEANIAKNDLDLIAATAGPGLIGAVMVGLCFAEGLAWALGKPFVPVNHVEAHIFSPFISDETGHREPTGDFVSLTVSGGHTLLSVVRQDLSYEVIGRTIDDAAGEAFDKTGKMLGLGYPAGPVIDRLARDGDPQFHRFPRALTSSSQTSKSYRGNFDFSFSGLKTSVRTWLENHDAEFAQVHQADLAASIQSAIVEVLVEKTVTAAQLHKVNAISVAGGVSANSGLRSAMQAACRRHGIELFIPALAYSTDNAAMIATMAQLMIERGKYSIENNSYGVAPFARFDAARKGAR, encoded by the coding sequence GTCCTCGGCGGCGGAAAGGTTCTCTCGAACGTTGTCAGTTCCCAGCGATGCCACACCGGGTTTGGCGGCGTGGTGCCAGAGCTGGCTTCAAGGGAACATGAGCGGCTGATCGTCTCGATTGTCGAGGCCGCCATGGCTGAAGCAAATATAGCAAAAAATGACCTCGATCTCATAGCGGCCACCGCTGGGCCGGGGCTGATCGGCGCGGTGATGGTGGGCCTCTGCTTCGCCGAGGGACTCGCCTGGGCGCTCGGCAAGCCCTTCGTGCCGGTCAACCACGTCGAGGCGCACATCTTCTCGCCCTTCATCAGCGACGAGACCGGGCACCGCGAGCCGACGGGGGATTTCGTTTCGCTGACCGTCTCCGGCGGCCACACGCTGCTGTCGGTCGTCCGGCAGGACTTGAGCTACGAGGTGATCGGGCGCACCATCGACGACGCGGCGGGCGAGGCGTTCGACAAGACCGGCAAGATGCTCGGCCTCGGCTACCCCGCCGGGCCGGTGATCGACCGGCTGGCGCGAGACGGCGATCCGCAATTCCACCGCTTCCCGCGTGCGCTCACCTCCAGCTCGCAGACCAGCAAAAGCTACCGCGGCAACTTCGACTTCAGCTTCTCCGGCCTCAAAACCTCCGTGCGCACCTGGCTCGAAAACCATGACGCGGAGTTCGCCCAAGTGCACCAGGCCGACCTGGCGGCCTCGATCCAGTCGGCAATTGTCGAGGTGCTGGTGGAGAAAACCGTCACCGCCGCGCAGCTGCATAAAGTCAATGCGATTTCGGTGGCGGGCGGCGTGAGCGCCAACTCCGGCCTGCGCTCGGCGATGCAGGCGGCCTGCCGTCGGCACGGCATCGAACTCTTCATCCCCGCGCTCGCCTACTCGACCGACAACGCCGCCATGATCGCCACGATGGCGCAGTTGATGATCGAGCGCGGCAAGTACAGCATCGAGAATAATTCATACGGCGTCGCGCCCTTCGCCCGGTTCGACGCAGCCAGAAAAGGGGCGCGTTGA
- the yajC gene encoding preprotein translocase subunit YajC has translation MSDTILALMLFAPPTGTGPEPNPFIQLVPLVLIFVVFYFFMIRPQQKKQKERESLLNDIKRGDRVVTIGGIHGTVAGIETEKKTVLVQVADNVKIKFERSAIANIEKQETGDKLASKE, from the coding sequence ATGTCTGACACCATCCTTGCCCTGATGCTCTTCGCTCCGCCGACCGGAACCGGACCGGAACCGAATCCGTTCATTCAGCTCGTACCGCTCGTCCTGATCTTCGTCGTCTTTTACTTCTTCATGATCCGCCCGCAGCAGAAAAAACAGAAAGAGCGCGAATCGCTGCTCAACGACATCAAGCGCGGCGACCGGGTCGTCACCATCGGCGGCATTCACGGCACCGTTGCCGGGATCGAAACCGAGAAAAAAACGGTTCTTGTGCAGGTTGCCGACAACGTCAAGATCAAGTTCGAACGTTCGGCGATCGCCAACATAGAAAAACAGGAAACCGGCGACAAGCTCGCCTCGAAGGAGTAA
- the carA gene encoding glutamine-hydrolyzing carbamoyl-phosphate synthase small subunit, with the protein MQEIPAILVLENGSVYRGTAFGHTGEAAGEVVFNTSLTGYQEILTDPSYTGQMVVMTYPLIGNYGITPNDDESAKIWASALIVREASNVYSNYESTRSLDETLKEAGVMGLAGIDTRKLVREIRQMGAMRAVISTQCDDIEALKAQAAAIPEMTGLDLVKTVTTGESYTVDNPEAKYHVVAFDYGIKTNILRQLKAEGCKVTVVTAKTTADEVLALNPDGVFLSNGPGDPFAVTYAIDTIRELAARNGKLPIFGICLGHQLLSLAFGAKTYKLKFGHHGANHPVKNLLDSRIEITSQNHGFAVEMESLPEALELTHKNLYDLTVEGIRHRELPCFSVQYHPEAAPGPHDSHYLFKEFTELMEKSKN; encoded by the coding sequence ATGCAGGAAATACCCGCAATTCTGGTTCTCGAAAACGGCTCGGTCTATCGCGGAACCGCATTCGGCCATACCGGCGAAGCTGCCGGTGAAGTGGTCTTCAACACATCGCTGACCGGATACCAGGAGATTCTGACCGATCCCTCCTACACCGGGCAGATGGTGGTCATGACCTACCCGCTGATCGGCAACTACGGCATCACGCCGAACGACGACGAGTCGGCGAAAATCTGGGCCTCGGCGCTGATCGTGCGCGAAGCCTCCAACGTCTACAGTAACTACGAATCGACCCGCAGCCTCGACGAAACGCTGAAAGAGGCTGGAGTGATGGGCCTTGCCGGTATCGACACCCGCAAGCTGGTGAGAGAGATTCGCCAGATGGGCGCGATGCGCGCGGTGATCTCGACCCAGTGCGACGACATCGAGGCGCTGAAGGCGCAGGCAGCGGCCATACCGGAGATGACCGGCCTCGACTTGGTCAAAACCGTCACGACCGGCGAGAGCTACACGGTTGACAACCCGGAAGCGAAATATCACGTCGTCGCCTTCGACTACGGCATTAAAACCAACATCCTTCGCCAGCTCAAGGCGGAGGGATGCAAGGTCACGGTGGTGACGGCGAAAACGACCGCCGACGAGGTGCTCGCGCTGAATCCCGACGGCGTCTTTCTCTCCAACGGCCCCGGCGATCCCTTCGCCGTCACCTACGCCATCGACACCATTCGCGAGCTGGCCGCCCGAAACGGCAAACTGCCGATCTTTGGCATCTGCCTTGGCCACCAGTTGCTCTCGCTCGCGTTTGGCGCGAAAACCTACAAGCTCAAGTTCGGCCACCACGGCGCGAACCATCCGGTCAAGAACCTGCTCGACAGCCGCATCGAGATCACCTCGCAGAACCACGGCTTCGCCGTCGAGATGGAGAGCCTGCCCGAAGCCCTCGAACTGACCCACAAGAACCTCTACGACCTGACCGTCGAGGGCATCCGCCACCGCGAGCTGCCCTGCTTCTCGGTACAATACCACCCCGAAGCCGCCCCCGGCCCGCACGACTCGCACTACCTCTTCAAAGAGTTCACCGAACTGATGGAGAAGTCGAAGAACTGA
- a CDS encoding DUF4143 domain-containing protein yields the protein MNVSGLSVSGLSILFPHDGHPGTACIDWRSQPKLHLADPALAARIFALDTKAVLSGKEPGVTVSRNGAIPGRLFESLVTLGIRVFEQTAEAQVSHLRLHGGRQEVDLIVERGDQREFAIEVKLCSTVTDSDVRHLLWLHQQIGVDLLDSLVIHSGRYSYRRSDGIPTALLGP from the coding sequence TTGAACGTCTCTGGATTGTCCGTCTCTGGATTGTCGATCCTCTTCCCGCATGACGGCCATCCCGGAACCGCCTGCATCGACTGGCGCAGCCAACCCAAACTCCATCTTGCCGATCCGGCGCTTGCCGCCAGAATTTTCGCTCTCGATACCAAGGCGGTGCTGTCGGGCAAAGAGCCGGGAGTGACGGTTTCGCGCAATGGCGCAATTCCTGGCCGCCTGTTCGAGTCTCTGGTTACGCTTGGCATCCGGGTTTTTGAGCAGACTGCCGAGGCCCAGGTCAGCCATCTTCGTCTTCATGGCGGACGTCAGGAGGTCGATCTGATTGTCGAGCGGGGCGATCAGCGAGAGTTTGCCATCGAGGTCAAGCTGTGCAGCACCGTGACGGACAGCGATGTCCGGCATCTGTTATGGCTTCACCAGCAGATTGGCGTTGATCTGCTTGATTCACTCGTGATCCACAGCGGGAGATACTCCTACCGACGCTCCGACGGCATCCCGACCGCCCTGCTCGGGCCATGA
- a CDS encoding outer membrane protein, whose protein sequence is MKQTSKMVMIAVALLAGVSGTAWANGTEMPPPEPSPYTPPPAPVEMPAPPPAAKSDAGFYISGAVGLGIPGSFKTDYSPAERVDTVCTPGESSYDSGKDGKCVIGKDSRCDSGSKSGGNTVPPTCTSETVEYVDTANGADFDMKSGLVLNGAIGYNFGSARLEGAVGYQKHDFKDMDEDISLLTAMVNAYYDFDVDSSVRPYIMGGLGMARVDMSWTSDNEDVFAWQVGAGLGLKVADATTLDLGYRYLKPNEFDTHGLGDGKLECHNVMLGLRYQF, encoded by the coding sequence ATGAAACAAACATCGAAAATGGTGATGATTGCCGTTGCTCTCCTTGCGGGAGTCAGCGGTACCGCCTGGGCTAACGGCACGGAAATGCCTCCTCCTGAACCGTCACCATATACCCCGCCTCCGGCTCCTGTGGAAATGCCAGCTCCGCCTCCGGCTGCAAAGTCCGATGCAGGCTTTTACATCAGCGGCGCAGTTGGCCTCGGAATCCCCGGCTCATTCAAGACCGACTACAGCCCGGCAGAGCGTGTCGATACCGTTTGCACCCCTGGGGAGAGTTCGTACGATAGCGGGAAAGACGGCAAGTGCGTAATCGGGAAAGACAGCAGGTGCGATAGCGGAAGCAAGAGCGGAGGCAATACTGTTCCTCCGACCTGTACTTCTGAAACCGTAGAGTACGTCGATACCGCAAACGGGGCTGACTTCGACATGAAGAGCGGTCTGGTGCTCAATGGCGCTATTGGTTACAATTTCGGTTCAGCGAGGCTCGAAGGTGCTGTTGGCTACCAGAAGCACGATTTTAAAGACATGGATGAAGATATCTCGCTTCTGACTGCCATGGTGAACGCCTACTATGATTTCGACGTCGACTCCAGCGTGAGACCCTACATCATGGGCGGTCTCGGCATGGCCCGTGTCGATATGTCGTGGACATCCGACAATGAAGATGTTTTTGCCTGGCAGGTCGGCGCCGGACTGGGCCTCAAAGTCGCGGATGCAACGACTCTCGACCTTGGGTACCGCTACCTGAAGCCAAACGAATTCGACACCCACGGTCTGGGTGATGGCAAACTCGAGTGCCATAACGTCATGCTCGGCCTCAGGTACCAGTTCTGA
- a CDS encoding outer membrane protein has protein sequence MKQTSRMVMVAVALLAGVSGTAWANGTEMPPAEPAVYTPPPAPMEAPAPPPLVKTERTGPYISGAVGIGMPSLEVDGYDIDDALDSGLVLNGAFGYNFGSARLEAAVGYQSHDVSDFDDVNISILTVMANAFYDFDTDSGIRPYIMGGAGIADVDTNQDTDSETVFAWQVGAGLGFEIADNTTLDLGYRYLKPSEIEDSIDIDSHNVMLGLRYQF, from the coding sequence ATGAAACAGACATCCAGAATGGTGATGGTAGCCGTTGCACTCCTTGCCGGCGTCAGCGGTACCGCTTGGGCAAATGGCACGGAAATGCCTCCTGCAGAACCCGCAGTCTATACTCCTCCTCCGGCACCGATGGAAGCTCCAGCTCCACCGCCGCTCGTAAAAACCGAGAGAACCGGCCCGTACATCAGCGGCGCAGTGGGAATCGGAATGCCTTCATTGGAGGTCGATGGATACGATATCGACGACGCCTTGGATAGCGGTCTTGTGCTGAATGGCGCTTTTGGTTACAACTTCGGCTCGGCAAGACTTGAAGCCGCTGTAGGTTACCAGTCGCATGACGTGAGTGACTTTGATGATGTGAACATTTCGATACTGACCGTGATGGCTAACGCCTTCTATGATTTCGACACTGACTCGGGCATCAGACCTTACATCATGGGTGGTGCCGGTATCGCCGATGTCGATACGAACCAGGATACCGACAGCGAGACTGTGTTTGCCTGGCAGGTCGGCGCGGGCCTTGGCTTCGAAATCGCGGACAATACCACCCTCGACCTTGGATACCGTTATCTGAAGCCGAGTGAGATCGAGGATTCGATTGACATCGATTCTCACAACGTGATGCTTGGTCTCAGATATCAGTTCTGA
- a CDS encoding pyridoxal-phosphate-dependent aminotransferase family protein: MKKRLFTPGPTPVPENVMLRMAAPIIHHRNPEFMEILERVHEDLKYLFRTTQPVVVMTCSGTGGMEAAISSLFRQGDKVITINGGKFGERWGELVRIYTGNCVEEKIEWGTAISPERIAELLDEHPDALGVCITHSETSTGTASDVQALCAAIRERSDALILVDGITAIGAHEFHFDDWGADICITGSQKGLMMPPGLALVAISERAQDIIHNHRHQPQYYLSLRKALKAHASNDTPFTPAVSLIIGLDEALQMLRVEGIENVWARHEALAGACRLGCQALGMNLFSDSPSYAVTAVWLPEGADWKQFNNTLKARNGITIAAGQDDFKGRIFRISHLGYYDELDMLTLMGGLERSLRMMEIPFKVGAGVSAVQRAFLGE, from the coding sequence ATGAAAAAACGACTCTTCACTCCTGGGCCGACGCCGGTACCGGAAAATGTCATGCTTCGCATGGCCGCGCCGATCATCCATCACCGGAATCCTGAATTCATGGAGATTCTGGAGCGGGTGCACGAAGATCTGAAGTACCTGTTCAGAACGACCCAGCCGGTGGTGGTCATGACCTGTTCGGGCACCGGCGGCATGGAGGCAGCCATTTCGAGCCTCTTCAGGCAGGGCGACAAGGTCATCACGATCAACGGCGGCAAGTTCGGCGAGCGCTGGGGCGAGTTGGTGCGCATCTACACGGGCAACTGCGTCGAGGAGAAGATCGAGTGGGGCACGGCCATTTCGCCTGAACGCATCGCCGAACTGCTCGACGAGCATCCGGACGCTCTCGGCGTCTGCATCACCCATTCGGAGACCTCCACCGGCACTGCATCCGACGTGCAGGCGCTGTGCGCGGCCATCCGGGAAAGATCTGACGCCCTGATCCTCGTCGATGGCATCACCGCCATCGGGGCGCACGAGTTCCACTTCGACGACTGGGGCGCGGATATCTGCATCACCGGCTCGCAGAAGGGATTGATGATGCCGCCTGGCCTGGCGCTGGTGGCCATTTCGGAGCGGGCGCAGGACATCATCCACAACCACAGGCATCAGCCGCAGTACTACCTCAGCCTGCGTAAGGCGCTGAAGGCTCACGCCAGCAACGACACGCCGTTCACGCCGGCGGTATCGCTCATCATCGGCCTCGACGAAGCGTTGCAGATGCTACGCGTCGAGGGGATCGAGAATGTCTGGGCGCGCCACGAAGCGCTTGCGGGCGCTTGCCGTCTCGGCTGCCAGGCGCTCGGCATGAACCTGTTCAGCGACTCGCCCTCGTACGCCGTCACGGCGGTCTGGCTTCCCGAAGGCGCGGACTGGAAACAGTTCAACAACACCCTGAAGGCGCGCAACGGCATCACGATCGCCGCGGGGCAGGATGACTTCAAGGGCAGAATCTTCCGGATTTCTCATCTCGGCTACTACGACGAACTCGACATGCTGACCCTGATGGGCGGGCTGGAGCGGTCGCTCAGGATGATGGAGATCCCGTTCAAGGTTGGAGCTGGCGTCAGCGCCGTCCAGCGGGCGTTTCTCGGAGAGTAG
- a CDS encoding tetratricopeptide repeat protein codes for MQRALLLLITLFSFDAVRSNLEQYNLFRKANRQAQAGQYATAIQQYRQLLDHYPAGLLRCEASFNLACAEYGMKHYRRSAELFATLPPGNAALSKTAGYNQGNALAMEAFRSHRGAAQEALLGRALAFYRRALLDNPQNADARINYEIVLRAMQRHQPPPPAPAPQGGGSPEGNGQDGGGAVSRLILENARQEEARQMRKYFRPLPSKPSERNQPDW; via the coding sequence ATGCAACGAGCACTGTTGTTACTGATCACGCTCTTCTCCTTCGACGCGGTCAGGTCGAACCTCGAACAGTACAACCTGTTCCGGAAAGCGAACCGGCAAGCCCAGGCCGGTCAATACGCGACGGCCATTCAGCAGTACCGTCAGTTGCTCGACCACTACCCGGCGGGCCTGCTGCGGTGCGAAGCCTCGTTCAATCTCGCTTGCGCCGAATATGGCATGAAGCACTACCGCCGCTCGGCGGAGCTGTTCGCGACGCTTCCGCCCGGTAACGCCGCGCTCAGCAAGACCGCCGGATACAACCAGGGCAACGCGCTGGCGATGGAGGCGTTCCGAAGCCACAGGGGCGCTGCGCAGGAGGCGCTGCTTGGCCGGGCGCTGGCATTCTACCGGCGCGCCCTGCTCGACAATCCACAGAATGCCGACGCGCGAATCAACTACGAAATCGTGTTGCGGGCGATGCAGCGCCATCAGCCTCCGCCTCCCGCGCCCGCGCCGCAGGGTGGCGGTTCTCCGGAGGGCAACGGGCAGGATGGCGGCGGCGCGGTCTCGCGGCTGATTCTCGAAAACGCCCGGCAGGAGGAGGCGCGCCAGATGCGCAAATATTTCAGGCCGCTGCCGTCGAAGCCCTCGGAGCGCAACCAACCGGACTGGTAA
- a CDS encoding B12-binding domain-containing radical SAM protein, protein MALDKQVALVFLPSDSGVDGARSLYGDTEPSGLKRWLDSGVRNLIKRTQFAIPPLALMILASIEVAGVEQTLCDLRFEEFPFEREWDLVGISVQTGMASKAFELADELRRRGVRVALGGPHVTMFPDSCRPHADCLVHGEADDLWSDALHDLVAGSLKTEYRTDAAPDLQLHRPVSRASLKKSRYFTTNLVQTGRGCPYQCDFCNVHVLNGRVLRQRKIEHIVDEVRRFSEEDKRIFFFVDDSINGDPLFARELFGKLIPLGITWFGQATTALGQQPELLDTFARSGCRALLVGIESIEPSSRNAHKKTQNRTDELAGNIRAIRQSGISLYGSFIYGLDGDTLQTPRAILDFIADTRLDVPGINTLRPIPGTKVFDRLRQEGRLLFDPDDITAFRYTFGQEMLYRPKNIPLPEFIESYSELTRKVFNVGNAFRRGIDAPGINAAVLFFNLFYTHLYRLSRNDLRRQLETLRGI, encoded by the coding sequence ATGGCGCTCGACAAACAGGTCGCCCTGGTCTTCCTGCCATCTGACAGCGGTGTCGATGGCGCCCGCTCGCTTTACGGCGACACCGAGCCATCCGGCCTGAAGCGATGGCTTGACAGCGGCGTCCGGAACCTCATCAAACGCACGCAGTTCGCCATTCCGCCGCTCGCCTTGATGATTCTCGCCTCGATCGAGGTCGCGGGAGTCGAGCAGACGCTCTGTGATCTCCGCTTCGAGGAGTTTCCCTTCGAGCGAGAGTGGGATCTGGTCGGTATCAGCGTACAGACTGGCATGGCCTCGAAGGCGTTCGAGCTGGCCGACGAACTGCGCCGCCGGGGCGTCCGGGTAGCGCTCGGCGGACCGCACGTCACCATGTTCCCCGATTCGTGCCGCCCGCACGCCGACTGCCTCGTGCACGGCGAGGCGGACGATCTCTGGAGCGACGCGCTCCACGATCTCGTCGCGGGGTCGCTCAAGACGGAGTACCGCACGGACGCCGCACCGGACTTGCAACTCCACCGCCCGGTGAGCCGCGCATCGCTGAAAAAAAGCCGCTACTTCACCACCAACCTCGTCCAGACCGGGCGCGGCTGCCCCTACCAGTGCGATTTCTGCAACGTGCACGTGCTGAACGGCAGGGTGCTGCGGCAGCGCAAAATCGAGCACATCGTCGATGAAGTGCGACGCTTCAGCGAGGAGGACAAGCGCATCTTTTTTTTCGTCGATGACTCCATCAACGGCGATCCGCTCTTCGCGCGGGAGCTTTTCGGCAAGCTGATTCCGCTCGGCATCACCTGGTTCGGTCAGGCGACCACCGCCCTCGGCCAACAGCCGGAGCTGCTCGACACCTTCGCCCGCTCTGGCTGCCGCGCTTTGCTGGTGGGCATCGAGAGCATCGAACCGTCGAGCCGCAACGCGCACAAGAAGACGCAGAATCGCACCGATGAACTGGCAGGCAACATCCGGGCGATCCGCCAGAGCGGCATAAGTCTCTATGGAAGCTTCATCTACGGACTTGACGGCGACACGCTCCAGACGCCGCGGGCCATCCTCGACTTCATCGCCGACACGCGGCTCGACGTGCCGGGCATCAACACGCTCCGCCCCATTCCCGGCACGAAGGTGTTCGACCGCCTGCGCCAGGAGGGGCGACTGCTCTTCGACCCCGACGACATCACCGCCTTCCGCTACACCTTCGGCCAGGAGATGCTTTACCGCCCCAAAAACATCCCGCTGCCGGAATTCATCGAAAGCTATTCCGAGCTGACGCGCAAGGTCTTCAACGTCGGCAACGCTTTCCGGCGAGGCATCGACGCTCCGGGCATCAACGCCGCCGTGCTCTTCTTCAACCTCTTCTACACACACCTCTACCGCCTGTCGAGAAACGACCTCCGGCGGCAGCTCGAAACGCTCCGCGGAATCTGA
- a CDS encoding c-type cytochrome yields the protein MKRFLPLFVTGLIVLGGCGLEKPPAKLAEEIKNAQNPAEEAAAPAAAPAPAAAAAPVDPKLAAGKEIYDASCAMCHNSDAMGAPKPGDKAAWEPRLAKGMDTVMKNTIEGFNTMPARGGNPSLTDDQLKSAVEYMIDGVK from the coding sequence ATGAAACGTTTTCTGCCACTGTTCGTGACCGGACTTATTGTTCTCGGCGGATGCGGCCTGGAAAAGCCACCAGCCAAACTGGCCGAAGAGATTAAAAACGCTCAAAATCCGGCTGAAGAGGCCGCGGCTCCTGCCGCAGCACCTGCACCTGCAGCGGCAGCAGCGCCTGTCGATCCGAAACTTGCGGCGGGCAAAGAGATTTATGATGCAAGCTGCGCCATGTGCCACAACAGCGACGCCATGGGCGCTCCGAAACCTGGCGACAAGGCCGCCTGGGAGCCTCGCCTCGCCAAGGGCATGGATACGGTGATGAAGAACACGATCGAAGGCTTCAACACCATGCCCGCCAGAGGTGGCAATCCGTCCTTGACCGACGATCAGCTCAAGAGCGCCGTCGAATACATGATCGATGGGGTGAAGTAA
- a CDS encoding c-type cytochrome, with the protein MSRFVSVALVGAALLVSGNAFAANYNAAAGKATYDASCATCHKTGMMGAPKTGDKAAWKSHIAKGMDVMVANSIKGYKGAKGMMPAKGGNTKLTDQQVGNAVAYMVGLSK; encoded by the coding sequence ATGTCCCGTTTCGTTTCCGTCGCCCTCGTCGGCGCCGCCCTGCTCGTTTCCGGCAACGCTTTCGCTGCCAACTACAATGCTGCCGCCGGCAAGGCCACCTATGATGCAAGCTGCGCAACCTGCCACAAGACCGGCATGATGGGCGCGCCAAAAACCGGCGACAAAGCCGCATGGAAATCCCACATTGCCAAAGGTATGGACGTCATGGTCGCCAATTCGATCAAGGGCTACAAAGGCGCCAAAGGCATGATGCCGGCAAAGGGCGGCAACACGAAGCTGACCGATCAGCAGGTTGGCAACGCCGTGGCCTACATGGTTGGCCTGAGCAAATAA
- a CDS encoding SemiSWEET family sugar transporter, with product METELLGYVAGILTTFAFLPQALRMIRTRQARDVSMTWAASMTAGVFLWFCYGMLKHSVPLISANIVTLLLLFVILFVKIRDRGNSGS from the coding sequence ATGGAAACCGAACTCCTCGGCTATGTCGCGGGCATACTGACCACCTTCGCCTTCCTGCCCCAGGCGCTGCGGATGATCCGCACGAGGCAGGCTCGTGACGTCAGCATGACCTGGGCCGCATCCATGACCGCCGGCGTTTTTCTTTGGTTCTGTTACGGCATGCTGAAACACAGCGTTCCGTTGATTTCAGCCAACATCGTCACCCTGCTGCTGCTCTTCGTCATTCTTTTCGTCAAAATCCGGGATCGAGGCAACTCCGGTTCCTGA
- the proC gene encoding pyrroline-5-carboxylate reductase yields MTRLSIGFIGTGRIAQALISGLSRDPQVSISGYDKIPDSLHSVSLQYGVNAEESVESLARDVEIVVIAVKPYQVAEVLAELKPALRARHLIVSVAAGISTGFIESNCSEGARVVRVMPNTPAFVGEGMTALCKGAHATADDLLAAERMFSAIGKTAIIEESGMDAATAVSGSGPAYMFRIIDALAEGGEACGLDRETALLLATQTMLGAAKMVLSGRKSPEELVREVTTPGGTTEAGLHAMEERDLRGTLVATVKAAATRSKELMK; encoded by the coding sequence ATGACACGGCTCTCCATAGGCTTCATAGGCACCGGACGCATCGCCCAGGCGCTGATCTCCGGGCTCTCCCGCGATCCGCAGGTATCCATCAGCGGTTACGATAAAATTCCGGATTCCCTGCACTCGGTCTCCCTGCAATATGGGGTCAACGCCGAGGAGTCGGTCGAAAGCCTCGCGCGGGACGTGGAGATCGTCGTGATCGCCGTCAAGCCCTATCAGGTGGCCGAGGTGCTCGCGGAGCTGAAACCGGCGCTCCGGGCGCGGCATCTCATCGTCAGCGTGGCGGCGGGAATCTCCACGGGCTTCATCGAATCGAACTGCTCCGAAGGCGCGCGGGTCGTGCGGGTGATGCCGAACACTCCGGCGTTCGTCGGCGAGGGGATGACCGCCTTGTGCAAGGGTGCTCACGCCACGGCGGACGATCTTCTGGCAGCGGAACGAATGTTCAGCGCCATCGGCAAGACCGCGATCATCGAAGAGAGCGGCATGGATGCGGCGACGGCGGTTTCGGGCAGCGGCCCGGCCTACATGTTCCGGATCATCGACGCGCTGGCCGAAGGGGGCGAGGCGTGCGGCCTCGACCGCGAAACCGCGCTGCTCCTTGCCACCCAGACGATGCTCGGCGCGGCGAAGATGGTGCTCTCGGGCCGGAAAAGCCCCGAAGAGCTGGTGCGAGAAGTGACCACACCGGGCGGCACCACCGAGGCGGGACTGCACGCGATGGAAGAGCGGGATCTGCGGGGAACGCTCGTCGCGACGGTCAAGGCCGCCGCAACCCGCTCGAAAGAGCTGATGAAATAG